GAGCATGGCGCTGTTCGTCCTCGCCACCCTGCTGATCGGCATGTCCGCCGGCCGGGACGGCGAGCCGGTCGCCGACGCGACGCTGATCGACACCCTCACCGGGCCGTGGCCGATGCTCGCCATGTGCGTCCCGGCGTTCCTCGTCGCGGCGCTGGTCTGGCTCGTCGGGGACCGGCGGACCGGCGGCCGGCACGCCCGCCGGCTCTCCGGCGTCGCCTACGGCATCGGCGCCGGAGCGTGCGCGGGCCTCGCCGAGGCCGGAATCCGCGGCATCGCCATCGTGCACGCCGACACCGGCAGCCTCCTGGCGATCTTGGAATCGCCCTACCCGTACCTCACGCTCGGGTTCGCCGCGATCGCGCTCGGCCAGCTGCAGGTCGCGCTGCAGCGGTGCCGGGTCGCGATCGTCGCGGCCGTCCTGACCGTCATCGGACGCCTGTACCTGATCGTCAGCGGGTCCGTCCTGTTCGGCGAGGACTGGCCGAGCGACGCGGGCCCGTTCCTGCTCCGCACGGCCGGTTTCGGCCTCGCCCTCGCCGCCCTCGCGCTGTTCCCCCGCTACGAGGAGCGGGAGCGGCCCGAACCCGTGCGGCAGCCCGCCTGATCGGGGATCCTGGTCGCATGCGGATCCTGGTGACCGGCGCGGGCGGCTACATCGGTTACGCGGTCGCGCGGCGCCTCGCGGCGGCGGGCCACGAGGTGGACGGGCTCGTCCGCCGCCGCACGGCGCTGCCGCGCGGCGTCCGGCCGGTGCCCGGCGACCTCCTCGGCGACCTCCCGGCCGGGCCCTACGACGGCGTGTGCCACCTCGCGGCGCTCACCCGTGTCCGCGAGTCGTTCGACGACCCGCTCGCCTACTACGAGACGAACGTGGGGGGCACCCTCGCGCTGCTGCGCGCCCTCGGCCGCGACGGGACGCGCGTCGTGTTCGGCTCGACCGCCGCCGTGTACGGGACGGCCGCGCGGCGGCCCATCCCGGAGACGGCGGCGACGGCGCCGGCCGGCCCGTACGGCGCCACCAAGCTCGCCGCCGAGGAGATGATCCGGCACCATGCCCGCACGGGCGCGATCGGCGCGACGATCCTGCGCACGTTCAACGTCTCCGGCTCCGTCGACGGGCGTCCCGACCCCGACCCCACCCGGCTGATCCCCCGGGCCCTCGCGGTCGCCGCCGGGCACGCCCCGAGCATGGAGATCAACGGGGACGGCCTGGCGGTCCGCGAGTACCTGCACGTGGACGATCTCGCGGCCGCGTACGTCCGCGCGCTGGAGGCCGCCGCCCGTCCCGGCGAGGACCGCGTCTACAACGTCGGGACCGGATCGGGCGCGGCCGTCCACGCGGTGATCGCCGAGGTCGAGCGCGTCACCGGACGGCCCGTCCCGGCCGTCCGGCGGCCCGCCCGCCCGGAGCCGCCGGAGCTGGTCTGCGACGCGTCCGCGATCCGCGCGGACCTGGGCTGGCGGGCGTCGCGCGCCCTGCCGGAGATCATCGCGGACGCGTGGAACGCCCTCACCCGCACCAGCGACTAAACTCGCCCGCGTGTCCGAGCCGAAGTTCGAAGTCCAGATGCTGCACGACCGCGTCATGATCCGGGTCGAGAAGGACAGCGGGGAACGCCGCAGCACGGGCGGGATCGTCATTCCCGCGACGGTCGAGGAGACCAACCGCCTGGTCTGGGGCGAGGTCTGCGGGGTCGGCCACCACGTGCGCGTCGTCAAGCCCGGCGACCGCGTCCTGTTCCACCCGGACGAGCAGTACGAGGTCGAGATCCAGGGGGAGAACTACCTGGTCATGCGCGAACGCGACCTGCACGCCATCGCCAGCGAGCGCCCCGAGCACGGCACCGGCCTCTACCTCTGACCCTGCCGCGGGAACGGCTCTAGGGACGGTTCCGGGGCCGGTTCCCCGGTGACCAGCCGGCCTTCCCTGAGCAGCAGCCGGTGGTCGGCGCGCCCGGCCGCGCCGGCGTCGTGCGTCGCGTGGACGATCGTGACGCCGTCCGCGGCGAGTTCGGCGAAGATCTCGAGGATCCGCTCCCGGGCGTCCTGATCCAGCCCCGCCCCGGGCTCGTCCAGGAGCAGCAGGTCGGAGCGCTGCGCGAGCCCCTGGGCGATGAGGACGCGCTGGTACTGGCCTCCGGACAGCTCGCCCAGCTGCCTGCGGGCGAGATCGGCGACGCCGACGCGTTCCATGCTCTGCGCCACCACGGCCCTGTCGTGCCCGGTGAGCCGCCGCCACCAGCCGCGATGCGCCCAGCGGCCCATCGCCACGGCGTCCCGCGCGGTCAGGGGCAGCGCGGCGGGGACGTCGGTGTGCTGGAGCACCAGCGCGGGCCGCCGGTCCCCGGAACGCTCCAGCGTGCCCGCCGAGGGCGCGAGGGACCCCGCGAGGACGCCGAGCAGCGTCGACTTCCCCGAACCGTTGTGGCCCACGAGCGCGGTCACCCGGGCGCGCGGCACGCGTGCCGTGATGCCGTGCAGCACCGTCCTGGCGCCGTAGCCCGCCCGGATCCCGCGCATCGTGATCGCCGTCTCGTCCATCATCACTCCTTGCAAACGATAACGGTTTTCATTGTACGATCCTTGTCCATGGAGTGGCTTTTCGCCCCGTTTGGGGTGTCTTTCGTCGAGCGGGCGCTCGTCGGCGGGCTGCTGGTGTCCGGCATCTGCGCGCTGGCGGGAACCTGGGTGGTGCTGCGCGGCATGGCCTTCCTCGGCGACGCGATGTCGCACGGGATGCTGCCCGGCGTCGCGGCGGCGTCGCTGCTGAACGGGAGCCTGTTCGTCGGCGCCCTGCTCAGCGCGGTCGCGATGGCGCTGGGCGTCACCGCGCTGTCGCGCTCGCCGCGGCTGTCCCAGGACACCGGCATCGGGCTGCTGTTCGTCGGCATGCTCGCCACCGGCGTGATCCTGGTGTCGCACTCGCAGAGCTTCGCGGTCGACCTGACCGCCTTCCTGTTCGGGGACGTGCTCGCGGTGCGCCCGCGCGACCTGGCCGTGCTGGCGGCGGCGCTGTGCGTGGCGGCCGTCATCGCCGCCGCGGGGCACCGCTCGTTCGTCGCCCTAGCCTTCGACCCGCGCAAGGCGCGGACCCTGGGCATGCGGCCCCGCGCGGCGAACGCGCTGCTGCTGGGCCTGCTGACGCTGGCGATCACCGCGTCCTTCCACGTGGTCGGCACCCTGCTGGTCTTCGGGCTGCTGATCGCGCCGCCCGCGGCGGTGGTGCTGTGGGCGCGCAGCGTCCCGGCGGTGATGGCCGGGGCCGCGCTGCTCGGCGCGCTGTCGACCTTCACCGGCCTGCTCGTCTCATGGCATCTGGGCACCGCGGCCGGGGCGACGATCGCCGCGACGGCCGTGGCGCTGTTCTTCCTCTCCGCGCTGGGCGCCGGCCTGCGCGACCGCCGCCCGCGCGGTGCCCCGGCGCGTCCCGGCGGCTCCCAACGAAAGGAACACGAGTACTCGTCATGATCTGTGGCAGCACGAGACGCGCCCGCTGGGGCGCACCGGTGGCCGTGCTCGCGGCGGGGATCCTCCTCGCTGCGTGCGGCGGCTCCGGCGGCGACGACGCCGACGACGGGGCCGCGGGCGCGGAACCGACCCCGCACGGCTACGTCGAAGGCGCCGAGGAGACGGCCGAGGCGCAGTGGCGGCTCGTCCTGGCCGAGACCGGAGGCGGCCGGATCCACCTGCTGGACCCCGCCACCGGCGAGGCCGCCCCCGCCGGGGAGACCGCCGCCGTCACGGCGGCGCGCAGCGACGGGCGGTTCGCCTACCTGTCCACGGCCGACGGGCTGCGCGTCTTCGACGGCGGGGCGTGGACCGTCGACCACGGCGACCACGTGCACTACTACCGGACCGGCGCCCGGACGGTCGGCGACGTGGACGCCGCGCAGACGTCCGGCGTCGGCGGCGACATCGCCGTCACGGCCCTGGCGGGCGGCGGCGCGGTGCGCGTCCTCGACCGCGCGGCCCTCGACGCGGGGAAGATCACGGAACTCGCGCGCGTCCCGGGCCTGCTGGGCGTCCCCTACGCCGAGCACCTGGTCGTCGCCGCCGCGAACGGCGAGGTGACCGTGCACGGACGCGACGGCCGCCGCGCGGCGCGGCTCTCCGAGGCGTGCCCCGAACCCCGGGGGCAGGCGACGACGCGGCGCGGCGCCGTCCTCGGCTGCGCGGACGGGGCGCTGCTCGTCACCCACGACGACGGAACGTTCCAAGCGGCGAAGATCCCCTACCCCGGCGACGTCCCGCCGGACGAGCGGGCGCGGGAGTTCCGCCACCGTCCCGGCTCCGACGTGCTGGCGGCCAGGGCCGGAGACGAGGGCGCCTGGGCGCTCGACGTCCGCGCCCGGGAATGGAACCGCGTCGGCGACGGGCCCGCGCTCGCCGTGAACGCCGTGGGCGAGGACTCGCCCGTCCTGCTGCTCGGCCGGGACGGCGCGCTGCGCTCCTACGACCCCGCGACGGGCGAGGAACTGGCGGAGACCGAACTGCTGGAGGAGGCCGGCGGCGACGCCGCCGCGCCGGTGATCGAGGTCGACACCGCGCGCGCCTACGTCAACGACCCGGCCGCGAACGCCGTCCACGAGATCGACTACAACGACGACCTCCGGGTGGCGCGCACGTTCGACCTGTCCTTCTCCCCCGCGCACATGGTGGAGACGGGATGGTGACCGCGCGCGCGTCCCGTCCGGGCCGGCGCGCCGCCGCGATGCTGGCGGCACTGTGGCTCGCGGTCACGGCGGCGGGCTGTTCGGCCCTGGAGTCCGGACGGTCGGGCGTCGTCGTCACCACGAACATCCTCGGTGACGTCACCCGCGCCATCGTGGGCGACCAGGCCGAGGTGACGGTCCTGATGAAGCCCAACGCGGACCCGCACTCCTTCGGCGTGTCCGCGCGGGACGCCGCCCGCATCGAGAACGCCGCGCTGCTCGTCCACAACGGGCTGGGCCTCGAGGAGGGCGTGGCCCGCAACGTCCGCGCGGCCGCGGACCAGGGCGTCCCGGCGCTGGCCGTCGGCGAGGAGGTCGACCCGATCCCCTACGCCGGAGGGCGGACCGCACGGGAGCCCGACCCGCACTTCTGGACCGACCCCGTCCGGGTCCTCGAGGCCGTCGACGTCATCACGGCACGGGTCGTCGAGCACGTCGACGGCGTCGACGAGGCCGCGGTCCGGGCGAGCGCGGCCGCGTACCGCGAGCGGGTCGAGGAGCTGGACGCGTGGATGCGGGGCGAGTTCGCGAAGATCCCGTCCGACCGCCGCAACCTGGTCACCAACCACCACGTCTTCGGCTATCTCGCCCAGCGCTACGGGTTCGAGGTCATCGGGGCCGTCATCCCCAGCGGCACCACGCTCGCCTCCCCCAGCGGCTCGGACCTGAAGTCGCTCGCCGACGCGGTCCGCGGCGCGGGCGTCCGGACGGTGTTCGCCGACTCGTCCCAGCCGGACCGGCTCGTCCGCGTCATGGCCCGCGAGACCGGACTCGACATCGACGTCGTCGCGCTCTACTCCGAGTCGCTCACCGCCGCCGACGGCGGCGCCCCCACCTACCTGCAGATGATGCGCGCCAACACCGAGGCCATCACCACCGGCCTCACGGCCCAGTGAAATCCCCCAGAAAGCGAGACGAACGATGAAGAATCCGATGCGATCGCGGGCCGCGCTGCCCGCCGCGATGGTCGCGCTCGGCCTCACGCTGAGCGCCTGCGGCCAGGGCGACTCCGGTGACGCCGCGCAGAGCGAGACGTCCTCGCCCGCCGCCGCGGTGAAGGTCGAGAACCCGCTGGTGGCCACCTACGACGGCGGCCTGTACGTCATCGACCCCGGCACGCTGAAGGTCGTCGAGGACATCCCCCTCACCGGGTTCAACCGCGTCAACCCCGCGGGTGACGGACGCCACGTCCTCGTCTCCACCTCCACCGGGTTCCGGATCATGGACGCCGCCGCGGCCCGGCTCACCGACGACGAGTTCGCCGCCCCCAAGCCCGGCCACGTCGTCCGCCACGCGGGCAAGACCGTCCTGTTCTCCGACGGCACCGGCAAGGTGACCGTTTTCGATCCGAAGAAGCTCGGCGACGGCCTGCCCGACACCGAGACGCACGACAGCGAGCACGCGCACCACGGCGTGGCCGTCGCGCTCTCCGGCGGCGAGCTGCTGACCACGCTCGGCACCGAGGAGGAACGCACCGGCGTCCACGTCCTCGACGCGAACCGCGAGGAGATCGCCCGCAGCGAGGAATGCCCGGGCGTGCACGGCGAGGCGACGGCCCAGGGCGAGGCCGTCGTGATCGGCTGCGAGAACGGCGCGCTCGTCTACCGGGACGGGAAGATCACCAAGGTCGAGGCGCCCGACGAGTACGGGCGCATCGGCAACCAGGCCGGCCACGAGGAGTCCCCGATCGTCCTCGGCGACTACAAGACCGACCCGGAGGCCGAACTCGAACGTCCCGAACGGGTCTCCCTGATCGACACCCGGACGGGCGACCTCGAACTGGTCGATCTCGGGACGAGCTACACGTTCCGTTCGCTGGCGCGCGGGCCGCACGGGGAGGCGCTCGTCCTCGGGACCGACGGCGCGCTCCACGTCATCGACCCGGAGAGCGCCGAGGTCACGAAGAAGATCGACGTCATGGGCGAGTGGCGGGAGCCGCTGGAGTGGCAGCGGCCCCGCCCGGCCCTCTACGTGCGCGACCACACCGCGTACGTCACCGACCCGGGCGGCCGGAAGCTGTACGCCGTCGATCTCGAGTCGGGCGAGGTGACGGCCGAGGCGGAGACGCCGAAGCCCGCCAACGAGCTCACGGGCGTCTGAGCACCGCCGCGCGGACCGGCCGCGGGAGCCCGCTCACGGGCCTCCCGGGGCCGGTCCGGCCCGGTCCGGGCCGGAGCACCGGACGGGCCGGACCGCCATGGCGGCGCGATGCCGCGACGGTGGCCGGCCCGTGCGGCCCCCGCACCGGATTCCGAGCGGGCCGGGGCCGCTTTCAGAGCTTGAAAAGCTTGGCGAACGGGGCGAGAATCTTGACCTTCTGCGTTCCGAAGTCGACCAGGACGGCACGCCCCGGGTCGATCTCCAGGACGCGGCCGAGCCCGTACTTGTCGTGGGAGACCTGGTCATGGAGCGCGAACTCCTTGAGGGGCGGAGCCGCGGCCGGTGGTTTGAAGGGGCTGGTGGGCAGGTGTCGCCGTTGTGTCGGCTTGGACGGTTTCATCAGTACCAGTATGCGCCCGTCAGGCCACCGCACGGGGGCTCCTCCCGGAACCGGGACGGTTTTTACCCGCACGTCACGACGGGCTCACCCCGGTTTCCGGTCCGCCATCGGAACCATGTGGTATCGTACGAAAAGTTGCGGTTCCCATAGACATGTTTATGCGCTTGTGGTGTTCGACCTCAAGCGCATTTTTGTTGTTCTGGATCCTCCGGATGGGCCGTCTCGGCGGGCGCGGCGCGCAAGGGTGCGCGGGCGGACGCCGCCGGCCGTCTCCCGGTTCGTTCGCCGGTGCGGCGGAGCCGTCCTCGACACGCACCGTTCCTGTGGAAGGCTCCCGTATGCCCCGTCCCGCCCGATCGGCCCGCCGCGGCCGCTCGTCCCGTCCCGGCCCCGCCGCGGGCGCCCGCCGCCCGGCGAACGCCCAGCGCCCCGGCGCCGACTTCGCGCCGCCGGAGACGTCCACGCCGCCGCTGCCCCCGGTCGAGTCGTTCGCCGACCTGGAGATGCCCGCGCCGTTCCTGACGACGCTGACCGCCCGGGGCGTGACCGCGCCGTTCCCGATCCAGGCCGCCACCCTGCCGAACGCGCTCGCCGGACGGGACGTCCTCGGCCGCGGCCGTACCGGCTCCGGCAAGACCCTCGCGTTCGGGCTGGCGCTGCTCGCCCGCACCGCCGGCCGCCGCGCCGAGCCGCGCAGCCCGCTGGCGCTCGTCCTGGTCCCCACGCGGGAGCTCGCGCAGCAGGTCACCGACGCGCTCACGCCGTACGCCGAGTCCGTGGGCCTGCGCACGACCACGGTGGTCGGCGGCATGTCGATCACCCGCCAGGCCGCCGCCCTCGCGAGCGGCGCGGACGTCCTGGTCGCCACCCCCGGACGCCTCGCCGACCTCATCGAGCGCGGCGACTGCCGGCTCGGCCGGGTGCGGATCACCGTGCTCGACGAGGCCGACCAGATGACCGACATGGGCTTCCTGCCCCAGGTCACCAGGCTCCTCGAGCAGACTCCCCCGGACGGGCAGCGGATGCTGTTCTCCGCGACGCTCGACCGCAACGTCGACCGGCTCGTCCGCGCGTTCCTGCACGACCCCGTCACCCACTCGGTCGACCCGCCGACCGGCGTGGTCACCACCATGGAGCACCACCTGCTGCACGTGGCCGACACCGACAAGCACGAGACGACCGTGCACGTCGCCGCGCGCCGCGACCGGGTGATCATGTTCGTGGCCAAGAAGCACGCCGCGGACCGCCTGGTCCGCAAGCTGACGTCCCGCGGCGTCAGCGCCGCCGCGCTGCACGGCGGCAAGACCCAGTCGCAGCGCAACCGCGCGCTCGAGGGCTTCCGCACCGAGGCCGTCACCGTCCTGGTCGCCACGGACGTCGCGGCCCGCGGCATCCACATCGACGACCTCGACCTCGTCGTCAACATCGACCCGCCCGCCGACCACAAGGACTACCTGCACCGCAGCGGGCGCACCGCCCGCGCCGGGCGGACCGGCACCGTGGTCACGTTCGTGCTCCCCGACCAGCGCCGCGACGTGGACGCGATGATGGCCGCGACCGGCATCACCCCGCACCGGACGAACGTGCGCCCCGGCGACGGCGAACTCGCCCGCATCACCGGCGCCCGCACCCCGGACCGTCCCCCGCCCGCCCCCGCCGGCGGCGCCGGCGGCGGGACCGGCCGCGGAGGCGGCCGCGGTTCCGGTGGCGGAGCCGGCCGCGGCGCGGGTTCCGGTGGCGGAGGCGGCCGCGGCGCCGGTGCCCGTGGCGCGAGCGCCGCGCCGCCGCGCGAGCCGAAGGACGGCCGCAGACGCGGGACCGGCCGGGGCGCCGAACCCGGTCGCGGGCCGCGCCGCCGCACGTCGCCCAAGAACACCTGACGAGGAATGACCGACTTCCCAGCGGGCACATCCTGGAAACCATGGCCCTGACCGTGCACAGCCGGTTCCACCCGATCCACACCGATCTGGCCGTCGTGACCCTCACGGGCGACGTGGACATCTCCACCGCCGCCCGGCTGCGCGACGACCTCGCCGCTCTGCTCGGCGACGGCGCCCGCCACCTGGTGCTGGATCTCGGCGACGTCTCGTTCATGGACTCCAGCGGGCTCAGCGTCCTGGCGGGCGTCTTCCCGCTGCTGCGCGAGTCCGGCGCGCTCGCGCTGGCCGCGGTGAACCCCCGGATCCGGGAGGTGCTGCGCACCACCGGCCTCACCCGCCTGTTCCCGATCTACACCTCGGTGGACACGGCGATCACCGTCCTGCGGGCCGGGGACGACGCGCCGTCCTGAGGCGCCCCGGTCACATCGCGCCCGTCCCGTACGTCAATGCTGTGACGTACCACCGAGGACGAGGGACGATGATGGACGAGCGCGAATTCCTGGCCGGCCGGTTCGAGGAGCACCGCACGCACCTGAAGGCGGTGGCGTACCGGATGCTCGGCTCGCTGAGCGAGGCCGACGACGCCGTCCAGGAGGCCTGGCTGCGGCTCGCGCGCACCGGCGGCGACGACATCGGCAACCTCGGCGGGTGGCTGACCACGGTCGTCGGCCGGGTGTGCCTGGACATGCTGCGGTCCCGCCGGACGCGGGGCGAGACGCCGCTGGAGGCGCGGCTGCCGGACCCGCTCGTCGGCGAGGAGGGCGCGGGCGCGGAACGGCAGGATCCGGAGCGGCAGGCGATGATCGCCGACTCGGTGGGCCTGGCGCTGCTGGTGGTGCTGGAGTCGCTGAACCCGGCCGAACGGCTGGCGTTCGTCCTGCACGACATGTTCGGCATGCCGTTCGAGGAGATCGCGCCGATCGTCGACCGCACCCCGGCCGCGGCGCGCAAGCTCGCCAGCCGCGCCCGGCAGCGGGTCCAGGGCGCGACCCCGGCGCCGAACCCCGATCCGGCCGTCCGGCGCCGGGTCGTGGACGCCTTCCTCACCGCGGCGAGCGGCGGCGACCTCGAGGGCCTGGTGGCCGTCCTCGATCCGGACGTCGTGCTGCGCGCGGACGCCGGGACGCTCCTGCCCGGCGGCATGCGGGTCCTGCGGGGGGTCCGCGAGGTGGCGGGGCAGGCCGCGACGTTCCGGCGCATGGCGACCGCCGCGGTCGGCCGTCCCGTCCTGGTCAACGGGGCGCCGGGGCTGGTGAACACGGTCGGCGGCGAACTCTTCTCGATCATGAGCTTCACCGTCTCCGGGGAGAGGATCGTCGCGATCGACATCCTGTCCGACCCCGACCGGCTCGCCCGGCTGGATCTGGACGGCCTGGCCGATCCGGGCGGGGCGGCCGGGCGGGACGGGCGGCGGGCCGACTGCTGACGCCTTCGCGCCGGTCATGCCGGGGACGCGGCCCCTGCCCGGGCCGCGTCCCCGGGCGCGTCGGCCGGGTGACCGCCGGATCACGGTTGTGATGCGGAGCACAGCGGGGTCTTGACATGCTGTTGTGACCGGTAACAGTGTGGGCTGCCGAACCATCCGGCACCACCCCCGAGGTGAGACGTGAAGCCAAGGAAGCTCGTCACACTGGCGCTGGGCATCGGGCTCGCGCTCGGTCTGACCGCGTGCGGCTCCAGCGAGAAGACCGTCGACAAGGAGCGGGCGAACCGGCCCGTGAAGGGCGCGCTGATCGGCGTGACCATGCCGACGCGGTCCTCCGAACGGTGGATCCACGACGGCGACAACGTGAAGAAGCGGCTGGAGGGGCTCGGCTACAAGGTCGACCTGCAGTACGCCGAGGACGACATCCCGACGCAGGCCAACCAGATCGACAACCAGATCACCAAGGGCGCGCGGCTCCTGATCGTCGCCCCGATCGACGGCACCGCCCTGACGACCCAGCTGCAGAAGGCGGCCGACCAGGACATCCCGGTCATCTCCTACGACCGGCTGATCCTCAACTCCCCCAACGTCGACTACTACGCGACCTTCGACAACTACCAGGTCGGCGTGCAGCAGGCGACGTCCCTGCTGGTCGGGCTGGGGCTGAAGAAGGCGGACGGCTCGGAGGGCGCGGAGAAGGGCCCGTTCAACGTCGAACTGTTCGCCGGTTCGGCCGACGACAACAACGCCACGTACTTCTACAACGGCGCGATGGACACGCTGAAGCCCTACATCGACAAGGGCGCCCTGGTCGTCAAGAGCGGGCAGACCGAGTTCGACACGATGGCGACGCTGCGCTGGGAGGCCGCCCGCGCCCAGCGGCGCATGGAGGACCTCATCACGCGCCACTACCGCGACGGCGCGAAGGTGGACGGCGTCCTGTCCCCGTTCGACGGCATGTCGATCGGCATCCTGTCCGCGCTGAAGTCCAACGGCTACGGCACCGGCTCCCAGCCGTACCCGGTGGTGACCGGGCAGGACGCCGAGGTCGCCTCGGTGAAGTCGATCATCGCGGGCGAGCAGTACTCGACGATCTTCAAGGACACCCGCGAGCTCGCCGAGGTCACGGTGAAGATGGCCGACGCCGTCCTGAAGGGCGAGAAGCCGCCGGTCAACAACACCAAGGACTACGACAACGGCGAGAAGGTCGTGCCGTCCAACCTCCTGCAGCCGGTCATCGTCACCAAGGAGAACTACGAGAAGGTCCTCGTCGACAGCGGCTACTACACCGCGGGCGAACTGCAGTAGCGGCACCGGGGCGGACGCGGTCCGGCGTCCCCCGGAAGGAGGAGCATGACGGACGCGATACTGCGGATGCGCGGGATCACCAAGAGCTTCCCCGCGGTCAAGGCTCTGCAGGACGTGAACCTGGACGTCGCGCGCGGTGAGATCCACGCGATCTGCGGCGAGAACGGGGCCGGGAAGTCGACCCTGATGAAGGTCCTGTCGGGCGTCTACCCGCACGGCGACTACAGCGGGGAGATCGAGTTCGACGGCGAGCCGTGCCGGTTCTCCGGCATCCGCGACAGCGAGCGGCGCGGCATCGTGATCATCCATCAGGAGCTGGCGCTCAGCCCGTACCTGTCGATCGCCGAGAACATCTACCTCGGCAACGAG
The nucleotide sequence above comes from Actinomadura algeriensis. Encoded proteins:
- a CDS encoding DMT family transporter — translated: MHDVGHAALALIATTTYYVAFLIFRVSARRMEPLRGGRPFRVARLMLTDPIWLGGGLLLFLGLGYEIVAFSLLPLTLVQPIFAVGLVLLVAYAVWFLDERLTRREWTSMALFVLATLLIGMSAGRDGEPVADATLIDTLTGPWPMLAMCVPAFLVAALVWLVGDRRTGGRHARRLSGVAYGIGAGACAGLAEAGIRGIAIVHADTGSLLAILESPYPYLTLGFAAIALGQLQVALQRCRVAIVAAVLTVIGRLYLIVSGSVLFGEDWPSDAGPFLLRTAGFGLALAALALFPRYEERERPEPVRQPA
- a CDS encoding NAD-dependent epimerase/dehydratase family protein: MRILVTGAGGYIGYAVARRLAAAGHEVDGLVRRRTALPRGVRPVPGDLLGDLPAGPYDGVCHLAALTRVRESFDDPLAYYETNVGGTLALLRALGRDGTRVVFGSTAAVYGTAARRPIPETAATAPAGPYGATKLAAEEMIRHHARTGAIGATILRTFNVSGSVDGRPDPDPTRLIPRALAVAAGHAPSMEINGDGLAVREYLHVDDLAAAYVRALEAAARPGEDRVYNVGTGSGAAVHAVIAEVERVTGRPVPAVRRPARPEPPELVCDASAIRADLGWRASRALPEIIADAWNALTRTSD
- a CDS encoding GroES family chaperonin; amino-acid sequence: MSEPKFEVQMLHDRVMIRVEKDSGERRSTGGIVIPATVEETNRLVWGEVCGVGHHVRVVKPGDRVLFHPDEQYEVEIQGENYLVMRERDLHAIASERPEHGTGLYL
- the aztA gene encoding zinc ABC transporter ATP-binding protein AztA, translated to MMDETAITMRGIRAGYGARTVLHGITARVPRARVTALVGHNGSGKSTLLGVLAGSLAPSAGTLERSGDRRPALVLQHTDVPAALPLTARDAVAMGRWAHRGWWRRLTGHDRAVVAQSMERVGVADLARRQLGELSGGQYQRVLIAQGLAQRSDLLLLDEPGAGLDQDARERILEIFAELAADGVTIVHATHDAGAAGRADHRLLLREGRLVTGEPAPEPSLEPFPRQGQR
- the aztB gene encoding zinc ABC transporter permease AztB, which encodes MEWLFAPFGVSFVERALVGGLLVSGICALAGTWVVLRGMAFLGDAMSHGMLPGVAAASLLNGSLFVGALLSAVAMALGVTALSRSPRLSQDTGIGLLFVGMLATGVILVSHSQSFAVDLTAFLFGDVLAVRPRDLAVLAAALCVAAVIAAAGHRSFVALAFDPRKARTLGMRPRAANALLLGLLTLAITASFHVVGTLLVFGLLIAPPAAVVLWARSVPAVMAGAALLGALSTFTGLLVSWHLGTAAGATIAATAVALFFLSALGAGLRDRRPRGAPARPGGSQRKEHEYSS
- the aztC gene encoding zinc ABC transporter substrate-binding protein AztC; translated protein: MVTARASRPGRRAAAMLAALWLAVTAAGCSALESGRSGVVVTTNILGDVTRAIVGDQAEVTVLMKPNADPHSFGVSARDAARIENAALLVHNGLGLEEGVARNVRAAADQGVPALAVGEEVDPIPYAGGRTAREPDPHFWTDPVRVLEAVDVITARVVEHVDGVDEAAVRASAAAYRERVEELDAWMRGEFAKIPSDRRNLVTNHHVFGYLAQRYGFEVIGAVIPSGTTLASPSGSDLKSLADAVRGAGVRTVFADSSQPDRLVRVMARETGLDIDVVALYSESLTAADGGAPTYLQMMRANTEAITTGLTAQ
- the aztD gene encoding zinc metallochaperone AztD gives rise to the protein MRSRAALPAAMVALGLTLSACGQGDSGDAAQSETSSPAAAVKVENPLVATYDGGLYVIDPGTLKVVEDIPLTGFNRVNPAGDGRHVLVSTSTGFRIMDAAAARLTDDEFAAPKPGHVVRHAGKTVLFSDGTGKVTVFDPKKLGDGLPDTETHDSEHAHHGVAVALSGGELLTTLGTEEERTGVHVLDANREEIARSEECPGVHGEATAQGEAVVIGCENGALVYRDGKITKVEAPDEYGRIGNQAGHEESPIVLGDYKTDPEAELERPERVSLIDTRTGDLELVDLGTSYTFRSLARGPHGEALVLGTDGALHVIDPESAEVTKKIDVMGEWREPLEWQRPRPALYVRDHTAYVTDPGGRKLYAVDLESGEVTAEAETPKPANELTGV
- a CDS encoding DEAD/DEAH box helicase, with product MPRPARSARRGRSSRPGPAAGARRPANAQRPGADFAPPETSTPPLPPVESFADLEMPAPFLTTLTARGVTAPFPIQAATLPNALAGRDVLGRGRTGSGKTLAFGLALLARTAGRRAEPRSPLALVLVPTRELAQQVTDALTPYAESVGLRTTTVVGGMSITRQAAALASGADVLVATPGRLADLIERGDCRLGRVRITVLDEADQMTDMGFLPQVTRLLEQTPPDGQRMLFSATLDRNVDRLVRAFLHDPVTHSVDPPTGVVTTMEHHLLHVADTDKHETTVHVAARRDRVIMFVAKKHAADRLVRKLTSRGVSAAALHGGKTQSQRNRALEGFRTEAVTVLVATDVAARGIHIDDLDLVVNIDPPADHKDYLHRSGRTARAGRTGTVVTFVLPDQRRDVDAMMAATGITPHRTNVRPGDGELARITGARTPDRPPPAPAGGAGGGTGRGGGRGSGGGAGRGAGSGGGGGRGAGARGASAAPPREPKDGRRRGTGRGAEPGRGPRRRTSPKNT
- a CDS encoding STAS domain-containing protein translates to MALTVHSRFHPIHTDLAVVTLTGDVDISTAARLRDDLAALLGDGARHLVLDLGDVSFMDSSGLSVLAGVFPLLRESGALALAAVNPRIREVLRTTGLTRLFPIYTSVDTAITVLRAGDDAPS
- a CDS encoding sigma-70 family RNA polymerase sigma factor produces the protein MDEREFLAGRFEEHRTHLKAVAYRMLGSLSEADDAVQEAWLRLARTGGDDIGNLGGWLTTVVGRVCLDMLRSRRTRGETPLEARLPDPLVGEEGAGAERQDPERQAMIADSVGLALLVVLESLNPAERLAFVLHDMFGMPFEEIAPIVDRTPAAARKLASRARQRVQGATPAPNPDPAVRRRVVDAFLTAASGGDLEGLVAVLDPDVVLRADAGTLLPGGMRVLRGVREVAGQAATFRRMATAAVGRPVLVNGAPGLVNTVGGELFSIMSFTVSGERIVAIDILSDPDRLARLDLDGLADPGGAAGRDGRRADC